Proteins encoded by one window of Mauremys mutica isolate MM-2020 ecotype Southern chromosome 25, ASM2049712v1, whole genome shotgun sequence:
- the CASC3 gene encoding protein CASC3 isoform X2, translated as MADRRRQRASQDSEDESDSAASDSVDSPAGAARSGSPASPPRPARSVAATLPAAGWGRGTESAAGAAKSPQESECESEDGIEGDAVLSDYESAEDSEAEEGEYSEEESAKVELKQASNNASESTGKAEKGEEKPDPKGAVTGERQSGDGQESTEPAENKVGKKVPKHLDDDEDRKNPAYIPRKGLFFEHDLRGQAQEEEVRPKGRQRKLWKDEGRWEHDKFREDEQAPKSRQELIALYGYDIRSAHNPDDIKPRRMRKPRFGSPPQREPNWANERQNKAPRPQGSDTDPLPTRTFISRNSTGMGRMPPARNFPRMGGYKENRPSYRAVEANSQHLSRTGEPAKHESSYRARRVEQAPDRDPSPEAEIAHVHSSPVKKEEIVLESQTPSTDPVQPPPDRPIEKKSYSRARRTRNKAGDAGKLADEVPPPEGLTPVTPKPVQVVTPPPPAKAGSWETPVESSMDGLEQDMTQLNLTEQTWAQGQPPFLQPRELRGIPNHMHMGAGPPPPQFNRMEEMGVQGGRAKRYSSQRQRPPVPEPAPPMHISIMEGHYYDPLQFQGPIYTHSENPAPLPPQGMIVQPEMHLPHPGLHPHQTPAPLANPGLYPPPVSMPPGQPPPQQLLAPTYFSPPGVMNFGNPSYPYPPGALPPPPPPHLYPNTQAQAQVYGGVTYYNTVQQQVQPKPSPPRRTSQPVTIKPPPPEVVSRAPVNLSF; from the exons ATGGCGGACAGGCGGCGGCAGCGGGCCTCCCAGGACAGCGAGGACGAGTCCGACTCGGCCGCCTCCGACAGCGTCGATTCCCCGGCCGGCGCGGCCCGCTCCGGCTCCCCCGCCTCGCCCCCGCGACCGGCCCGGAGCgtcgccgcgaccctgcccgccGCGGGCTGGGGCCGCGGGACCGAGAGCGCGGCCGGGGCCGCCAAGAGCCCGCAGGAGTCCGAGTGT gAAAGTGAAGATGGCATCGAAGGAGATG CTGTTCTGTCGGATTACGAAAGTGCCGAAGACTCCGAG GCCGAGGAAGGGGAGTACAGCGAGGAGGAAAGCGCAAAGGTGGAGCTGAAGCAGGCGAGTAACAATGCCAGTGAATCCACAGGAAAAGCCGAGAAAGGGGAAGAGAAGCCTGACCCGAAAGGCGCTGTGACGGGCGAGAGACAAAGCGGGGATGGGCAG GAGAGCACTGAACCGGCTGAGAATAAAGTTGGGAAAAAGGTCCCCAAGCACTTGGATGACGACGAGGATCGGAAGAACCCTGCGTACATACCCCGGAAAGGGCTCTTCTTTGAACATGATCTCCGAGGAcaggcccaggaggaggaggtcaG GCCAAAGGGTCGCCAGCGAAAGCTTTGGAAAGATGAGGGCCGCTGGGAACATGACAAATTCCGGGAAGATGAGCAAGCCCCCAAAAGCAGGCAGGAGCTGATTGCGCTCTACGGCTATGACATCAGGTCGGCTCACAATCCCGACGATATCAAGCCGAGGAGGATGCGCAAACCACG gtttGGGAGCCCTCCGCAGCGAGAGCCGAACTGGGCCAATGAGAGGCAAAACAAGGCGCCAAGACCCCAGGGCTCTGATACTGATCCGCTGCCGACACGAACCTTCATCAGCCGGAACTCCACAGGCATGGGCAGGATGCCCCCTGCCAGGAACTTTCCAAGGATGGGCGGCTACAAAGAGAACCGTCCAAGCTACCGAGCTGTGGAGGCAAACAGCCAGCACCTCTCTCGAACGGGTGAGCCGGCTAAACACGAGAGCAGTTACCGGGCAAGGCGTGTTGAACAAGCCCCGGACAGAGACCCCTCTCCTGAAGCTGAGATTGCGCATGTTCACAGCAGTCCTGTCAAGAAGGAGGAGATTGTTTTGGAAAGCCAGACCCCAAGTACAGACCCTGTACAGCCACCACCAGATCGACCCATCGAAAAGAAATCCTACTCCCGGGCAAGGAGGACCCGGAATAAAGCTGGCGATGCCGGAAAGCTGGCAGATGAAGTTCCGCCTCCAGAAGGCTTGACGCCTGTGACTCCGAAACCAGTGCAGGTCGTGACGCCCCCTCCGCCTGCAAAGGCCGGTAGTTGGGAGACACCAGTAGAATCCAGCATGGATGGACTCGAACAAGACATGACTCAGTTGAATCTAACCGAGCAGACCTGGGCCCAAGGACAGCCTCCGTTCCTACAGCCTCGGGAACTTCGGG GTATTCCTAATCATATGCACATGGGAGCTGGACCACCACCACCTCAGTTTAACAGGATGGAGGAAATG ggagtccaggggggccGTGCAAAGCGTTACTCATCCCAGCGTCAGCGGCCACCAGTTCCAGAGCCTGCTCCCCCCATGCACATCAGCATCATGGAAGGGCACTACTATGATCCAC TACAATTCCAGGGACCAATCTACACACACAGCGAGAATCCTGCCCCGTTGCCCCCCCAGGGTATGATTGTACAGCCAGAAATGCACCTCCCACATCCAG GTTTACATCCACACCAGACACCAGCACCTTTGGCTAACCCTGGCTTATATCCTCCACCCGTCTCCATGCCTCCTGGCCAACCGCCCCCGCAGCAGCTGCTCGCACCCACCTATTTCTCCCCTCCCGGAGTCATGAATTTTGGGAATCCCAGCTACCCCTATCCCCCAGGAGCActcccaccacctcctcctccccatctgtATCCCAACACACAG gcccaggcccaggtgTACGGAGGAGTCACCTACTACAACACTGTCCAGCAGCAAGTACAGCCGAAACCTTCACCACCACGAAGAACATCCCAGCCCGTCACTATCAAGCCGCCGCCTCCCGAG GTTGTAAGCAGGGCTCCAGTTAATTTGAGTTTCTAA
- the CASC3 gene encoding protein CASC3 isoform X1 has product MADRRRQRASQDSEDESDSAASDSVDSPAGAARSGSPASPPRPARSVAATLPAAGWGRGTESAAGAAKSPQESECESEDGIEGDAVLSDYESAEDSEAEEGEYSEEESAKVELKQASNNASESTGKAEKGEEKPDPKGAVTGERQSGDGQESTEPAENKVGKKVPKHLDDDEDRKNPAYIPRKGLFFEHDLRGQAQEEEVRPKGRQRKLWKDEGRWEHDKFREDEQAPKSRQELIALYGYDIRSAHNPDDIKPRRMRKPRFGSPPQREPNWANERQNKAPRPQGSDTDPLPTRTFISRNSTGMGRMPPARNFPRMGGYKENRPSYRAVEANSQHLSRTGEPAKHESSYRARRVEQAPDRDPSPEAEIAHVHSSPVKKEEIVLESQTPSTDPVQPPPDRPIEKKSYSRARRTRNKAGDAGKLADEVPPPEGLTPVTPKPVQVVTPPPPAKAGSWETPVESSMDGLEQDMTQLNLTEQTWAQGQPPFLQPRELRGIPNHMHMGAGPPPPQFNRMEEMGVQGGRAKRYSSQRQRPPVPEPAPPMHISIMEGHYYDPLQFQGPIYTHSENPAPLPPQGMIVQPEMHLPHPGLHPHQTPAPLANPGLYPPPVSMPPGQPPPQQLLAPTYFSPPGVMNFGNPSYPYPPGALPPPPPPHLYPNTQAQAQVYGGVTYYNTVQQQVQPKPSPPRRTSQPVTIKPPPPELLVAGCKQGSS; this is encoded by the exons ATGGCGGACAGGCGGCGGCAGCGGGCCTCCCAGGACAGCGAGGACGAGTCCGACTCGGCCGCCTCCGACAGCGTCGATTCCCCGGCCGGCGCGGCCCGCTCCGGCTCCCCCGCCTCGCCCCCGCGACCGGCCCGGAGCgtcgccgcgaccctgcccgccGCGGGCTGGGGCCGCGGGACCGAGAGCGCGGCCGGGGCCGCCAAGAGCCCGCAGGAGTCCGAGTGT gAAAGTGAAGATGGCATCGAAGGAGATG CTGTTCTGTCGGATTACGAAAGTGCCGAAGACTCCGAG GCCGAGGAAGGGGAGTACAGCGAGGAGGAAAGCGCAAAGGTGGAGCTGAAGCAGGCGAGTAACAATGCCAGTGAATCCACAGGAAAAGCCGAGAAAGGGGAAGAGAAGCCTGACCCGAAAGGCGCTGTGACGGGCGAGAGACAAAGCGGGGATGGGCAG GAGAGCACTGAACCGGCTGAGAATAAAGTTGGGAAAAAGGTCCCCAAGCACTTGGATGACGACGAGGATCGGAAGAACCCTGCGTACATACCCCGGAAAGGGCTCTTCTTTGAACATGATCTCCGAGGAcaggcccaggaggaggaggtcaG GCCAAAGGGTCGCCAGCGAAAGCTTTGGAAAGATGAGGGCCGCTGGGAACATGACAAATTCCGGGAAGATGAGCAAGCCCCCAAAAGCAGGCAGGAGCTGATTGCGCTCTACGGCTATGACATCAGGTCGGCTCACAATCCCGACGATATCAAGCCGAGGAGGATGCGCAAACCACG gtttGGGAGCCCTCCGCAGCGAGAGCCGAACTGGGCCAATGAGAGGCAAAACAAGGCGCCAAGACCCCAGGGCTCTGATACTGATCCGCTGCCGACACGAACCTTCATCAGCCGGAACTCCACAGGCATGGGCAGGATGCCCCCTGCCAGGAACTTTCCAAGGATGGGCGGCTACAAAGAGAACCGTCCAAGCTACCGAGCTGTGGAGGCAAACAGCCAGCACCTCTCTCGAACGGGTGAGCCGGCTAAACACGAGAGCAGTTACCGGGCAAGGCGTGTTGAACAAGCCCCGGACAGAGACCCCTCTCCTGAAGCTGAGATTGCGCATGTTCACAGCAGTCCTGTCAAGAAGGAGGAGATTGTTTTGGAAAGCCAGACCCCAAGTACAGACCCTGTACAGCCACCACCAGATCGACCCATCGAAAAGAAATCCTACTCCCGGGCAAGGAGGACCCGGAATAAAGCTGGCGATGCCGGAAAGCTGGCAGATGAAGTTCCGCCTCCAGAAGGCTTGACGCCTGTGACTCCGAAACCAGTGCAGGTCGTGACGCCCCCTCCGCCTGCAAAGGCCGGTAGTTGGGAGACACCAGTAGAATCCAGCATGGATGGACTCGAACAAGACATGACTCAGTTGAATCTAACCGAGCAGACCTGGGCCCAAGGACAGCCTCCGTTCCTACAGCCTCGGGAACTTCGGG GTATTCCTAATCATATGCACATGGGAGCTGGACCACCACCACCTCAGTTTAACAGGATGGAGGAAATG ggagtccaggggggccGTGCAAAGCGTTACTCATCCCAGCGTCAGCGGCCACCAGTTCCAGAGCCTGCTCCCCCCATGCACATCAGCATCATGGAAGGGCACTACTATGATCCAC TACAATTCCAGGGACCAATCTACACACACAGCGAGAATCCTGCCCCGTTGCCCCCCCAGGGTATGATTGTACAGCCAGAAATGCACCTCCCACATCCAG GTTTACATCCACACCAGACACCAGCACCTTTGGCTAACCCTGGCTTATATCCTCCACCCGTCTCCATGCCTCCTGGCCAACCGCCCCCGCAGCAGCTGCTCGCACCCACCTATTTCTCCCCTCCCGGAGTCATGAATTTTGGGAATCCCAGCTACCCCTATCCCCCAGGAGCActcccaccacctcctcctccccatctgtATCCCAACACACAG gcccaggcccaggtgTACGGAGGAGTCACCTACTACAACACTGTCCAGCAGCAAGTACAGCCGAAACCTTCACCACCACGAAGAACATCCCAGCCCGTCACTATCAAGCCGCCGCCTCCCGAG CTTCTCGTTGCAGGTTGTAAGCAGGGCTCCAGTTAA